Proteins encoded within one genomic window of Sediminispirochaeta bajacaliforniensis DSM 16054:
- a CDS encoding response regulator transcription factor: MNDKKSITCIVAEDFPELNNIYQSILNHEPDIRVVASVTSGRELLCAVEQYLPDVILMDIEMESPTAGIDYCRQISRSYPDIRIVILTCHEEEERVLSAFEAGAVDYLLKTDSMSDIIIAIKKAYKHSSPIHSYAAQMLRKQMRAMGHYKEELQKFTMAFMTLTPAEVGILKLLLDGYKQKEIAKYKHVELVTVKSHVTRILKKFSLRRTSEVVEMIRSLDAQDFVRQSKSV; this comes from the coding sequence ATGAATGATAAAAAATCAATTACCTGTATTGTCGCCGAAGATTTTCCCGAACTCAATAACATCTATCAAAGTATTCTTAATCATGAGCCTGATATTCGGGTGGTTGCTTCCGTAACCAGCGGGCGGGAACTCCTTTGTGCGGTGGAACAATACCTGCCCGATGTGATCTTGATGGATATTGAGATGGAAAGTCCGACCGCCGGAATAGATTACTGCCGACAGATCAGTCGTTCCTATCCCGATATTCGGATCGTCATTCTTACCTGCCATGAAGAAGAGGAGCGGGTCTTATCTGCCTTCGAGGCTGGGGCTGTCGATTATCTTCTCAAAACGGATTCTATGTCCGATATCATCATTGCCATAAAGAAGGCGTACAAGCACAGTTCTCCCATTCACAGCTATGCGGCCCAGATGCTTAGAAAGCAGATGCGGGCGATGGGGCATTATAAGGAAGAGCTTCAAAAGTTTACGATGGCCTTTATGACACTCACTCCTGCCGAGGTAGGGATCCTCAAGTTATTGCTCGACGGCTATAAACAAAAGGAGATTGCAAAGTATAAACATGTCGAACTGGTGACGGTAAAAAGTCACGTCACCAGAATTCTAAAGAAATTCTCTCTTCGCAGGACCAGTGAGGTCGTTGAAATGATTCGTTCCCTCGATGCTCAGGATTTTGTCAGGCAATCGAAGTCGGTATAG
- a CDS encoding sensor histidine kinase, producing the protein MIYLIPVYLIFSLIVTIRQKKDSSLLWFLLMPIGFSLALFGLILFTEYVSFANFIENPLLISSNLFIWKLNYYLDLSIFGMYRLMDVGIALYMLGAIGFPLSQHPRRGLLRKGSFIVAVPALLILLADPGILQHVFEPDSVFQGMQEILSGLNILNRLLNILVKAALITSLVLSLWIYSKTPKPFRKRSELIILGLVPIHVLVFVLFYWFPSHSIHIWRLSTVKLISLPYTRFTASLIFVLSFFSLGVLIYISIVYNSFALNDQRHQIGFKARMKTAGSGLKIFTHSIKNQFIAVKLLAEQGLVQEASHQQLEGIHAICEKTIARLNALPVLPDRIALTYSHLTTSSLLGRIEKEYPDVVVRNTVPTAKMVVDEHYFIEVLRNLIINSKEAVRGVENPYIIMYCNRQLDYLVISVEDNGCGIDRARQKHVFEPFYSTKPSITNWGMGLAFSQQLVEAFGGTMRLESMPDIFTKVEIYIPEASDE; encoded by the coding sequence ATGATCTATCTGATTCCTGTCTATCTGATTTTTTCTCTTATTGTGACCATACGGCAAAAAAAGGATTCCAGCCTTTTATGGTTTCTATTAATGCCGATTGGTTTTTCTCTTGCTCTTTTCGGTCTCATTCTTTTTACCGAATACGTCTCCTTCGCCAATTTCATCGAAAATCCTCTTTTGATAAGCAGCAATCTCTTCATCTGGAAGTTGAACTACTATCTTGATCTCTCAATCTTCGGCATGTACCGCCTCATGGATGTCGGCATAGCCTTGTATATGCTCGGTGCGATAGGTTTTCCCCTTTCTCAGCACCCCCGCAGGGGGCTTCTGCGCAAGGGCAGCTTTATTGTTGCCGTACCGGCATTGCTCATCCTTCTTGCCGATCCGGGGATCCTTCAACACGTATTCGAGCCCGATTCGGTCTTCCAGGGAATGCAGGAGATCCTGAGCGGCTTGAACATTCTCAATCGTCTGTTGAATATTCTGGTGAAGGCGGCCTTGATCACCAGTCTGGTTCTTTCGCTTTGGATATACTCGAAAACGCCGAAGCCTTTTAGAAAACGATCGGAACTGATTATCCTCGGGCTTGTTCCGATACATGTTTTGGTTTTTGTTCTCTTTTATTGGTTTCCGAGCCATTCGATCCATATATGGCGCTTGTCGACGGTAAAACTCATCAGTCTTCCGTATACTCGTTTTACCGCGTCGCTTATTTTTGTGCTTTCCTTTTTTTCGCTTGGTGTCTTAATCTATATCAGCATTGTCTATAACAGTTTTGCCCTGAATGATCAGCGCCATCAGATCGGCTTTAAGGCGAGGATGAAGACAGCCGGCAGCGGCCTTAAGATTTTTACTCACTCGATCAAGAACCAGTTTATTGCGGTGAAGCTCCTTGCAGAACAGGGCCTTGTACAGGAAGCAAGCCACCAACAGCTGGAAGGTATCCATGCAATCTGCGAAAAGACTATCGCAAGGCTCAATGCCCTTCCCGTGCTTCCAGACCGTATCGCCTTAACATATTCGCATCTTACAACCTCTTCACTGCTTGGACGGATCGAAAAGGAGTATCCCGATGTTGTGGTTCGCAATACCGTTCCGACGGCGAAGATGGTGGTAGACGAACATTATTTCATCGAGGTCCTGCGGAATCTCATCATCAACAGTAAGGAAGCCGTCAGGGGCGTGGAAAACCCCTACATCATTATGTACTGTAACCGCCAGTTGGATTATCTTGTTATTTCCGTCGAGGACAATGGCTGCGGCATCGACCGCGCCAGGCAGAAGCATGTTTTCGAGCCCTTTTATTCTACGAAGCCTTCAATCACCAATTGGGGAATGGGGCTTGCGTTTTCCCAGCAGCTTGTAGAGGCGTTCGGGGGAACGATGCGTCTCGAAAGTATGCCGGATATCTTTACTAAGGTCGAAATATATATCCCGGAGGCTTCAGATGAATGA